The following coding sequences lie in one Pseudarthrobacter phenanthrenivorans Sphe3 genomic window:
- a CDS encoding ABC transporter ATP-binding protein, protein MTEQAPSRVPEPRVAPSVATTTNSHLEITDVTKNFGSQAVLKGVNLSVAKGGTTAIVGPSGSGKTTLLRLIAGFEHPDTGSISLNGAKVAGDGVWVPAHKRHIGYVAQDGALFPHLSVGQNVAFGLDADRLPGGRAAVAARVSELLEMVSLDPAMAKRRPHQLSGGQQQRVALARALAREPELMLLDEPFSALDAGLRVATRRAVAKVLNEAGVTTILVTHDQAEALSFADQVAVMRGGKLAQIGNPFVVYTRPADRATAEFLGDAVILDAWLEGSLATCSLGAIPVRRPPAQGRVQLMLRPEQIRIAEGSNIRGVVVDTDYFGPETTVRLKLSVPPQLAAIPDHRYPGGGEIITIRHWNASIARPGMELCLRVVGEGVAFPLEPDSIES, encoded by the coding sequence GTGACAGAACAAGCCCCTTCGCGGGTGCCGGAGCCGCGGGTCGCCCCCTCGGTTGCCACCACCACCAACAGCCATCTCGAGATCACGGACGTGACCAAGAACTTTGGCAGCCAGGCGGTCCTGAAGGGCGTCAACCTCTCCGTCGCCAAAGGCGGAACAACGGCCATCGTGGGCCCCTCCGGATCGGGAAAGACCACCCTGCTGCGGCTGATCGCCGGGTTCGAGCACCCGGACACGGGCAGTATCTCCCTGAACGGTGCCAAGGTGGCGGGCGACGGCGTGTGGGTCCCTGCGCACAAACGCCACATCGGGTATGTGGCCCAGGACGGAGCACTGTTCCCGCACCTGAGCGTTGGGCAGAATGTCGCCTTCGGGCTGGACGCGGACCGGCTTCCGGGCGGCCGCGCCGCTGTGGCTGCCAGGGTCAGCGAACTTCTGGAGATGGTGTCCCTGGACCCGGCCATGGCCAAGCGCCGCCCGCACCAGCTTTCCGGCGGTCAGCAGCAGCGGGTGGCCCTGGCCCGGGCACTGGCCCGGGAGCCCGAACTGATGCTCCTGGACGAGCCTTTTTCAGCGCTCGACGCCGGGCTGCGCGTGGCTACCCGCCGCGCCGTGGCGAAGGTCCTGAACGAGGCCGGGGTCACCACCATCCTGGTCACCCACGACCAGGCCGAGGCCTTGTCCTTCGCGGACCAGGTTGCGGTGATGCGCGGCGGCAAGCTTGCCCAGATCGGCAACCCGTTCGTGGTGTACACCCGGCCCGCGGACCGGGCCACGGCCGAGTTCCTCGGCGACGCCGTCATTCTCGATGCCTGGTTGGAAGGATCGCTGGCCACGTGCTCCCTGGGCGCCATTCCCGTGCGCAGGCCGCCGGCGCAGGGCCGGGTGCAGCTGATGCTGCGGCCGGAGCAGATCCGGATTGCCGAGGGCAGCAACATCCGCGGAGTGGTGGTGGACACGGACTACTTCGGTCCAGAGACCACCGTGCGGCTGAAGCTCTCGGTGCCGCCGCAACTGGCCGCCATCCCCGACCACCGCTACCCCGGCGGGGGCGAGATCATCACTATCCGGCACTGGAACGCCTCCATCGCCCGGCCCGGCATGGAGCTGTGCCTGCGGGTGGTGGGCGAAGGCGTGGCCTTCCCACTCGAACCCGACTCAATCGAGTCCTGA
- a CDS encoding ABC transporter permease: MTSELSAPPRGSTTTAGRGSSPRPPFGVSAVSALAVLIALFSLVPLGYVVYMTVATGWDTAVELIFRPRVAELLLNTLLLMAFTVPLCLVLGVAGAWLVERTTLRGAKIWAVLLAAPLAIPAFVNSYAWVSAIPSLGGLGSGVLIATLSYFPLVYIPAAAALSRLDPAIEQSAGALGLGAWRTFFRVVLPQLRIAMTGGALLVALHLLAEYGAFAMIRFDTFTTAIMVQYQSTFNGAAGNMLASVLVFFCLLLLLAEVRSRGTARYARIGPGAQAKALRLPLHAYQFPAQLFLLALTALAFGVPLFFVLRWVLSGGAAVWSADEFVPALLTTLGYGLAGAAATTVVAFPMAYLAVRHPGWFSKSLELSNYITSSLPGIVVGLAFVTVSIRVVPGVYQTAGVLVAAYVLLFLPRALVSLRAGLAQAPKELDEAAQALGKPPLVSFIRVTLRLTAPAAAGGAALVFLAIANELTATLLLSPNGTRTLATEFWSKSSEIDYAGAAPYALLMILLSAPMTYLLFQQSKKVAGQ; encoded by the coding sequence GTGACCTCCGAACTATCGGCTCCCCCTCGGGGGAGCACGACGACGGCGGGCCGGGGCAGCAGCCCCCGCCCGCCTTTCGGCGTTTCCGCAGTGTCCGCGCTGGCGGTGCTGATCGCCCTGTTTTCACTCGTACCGCTGGGTTACGTGGTGTACATGACCGTGGCAACCGGCTGGGACACCGCCGTCGAACTCATTTTCCGGCCACGCGTGGCCGAACTGCTGCTGAACACCCTCCTGTTGATGGCGTTCACCGTGCCGCTGTGCCTGGTCCTGGGCGTGGCGGGGGCCTGGCTGGTGGAGCGCACAACACTGCGCGGGGCCAAAATCTGGGCAGTGCTGCTGGCTGCGCCGCTGGCCATCCCGGCGTTCGTCAACAGCTACGCGTGGGTCTCGGCGATCCCTTCCCTCGGCGGGCTGGGCTCGGGTGTCCTGATCGCCACGCTGTCCTACTTCCCGCTGGTCTACATTCCCGCGGCCGCCGCGCTCAGCCGCCTGGACCCCGCCATCGAGCAGTCCGCAGGCGCACTGGGCCTGGGCGCCTGGCGGACGTTCTTCCGAGTGGTCCTGCCGCAGCTCCGGATTGCCATGACCGGCGGCGCACTCCTGGTTGCCCTGCACCTGCTGGCGGAGTACGGGGCCTTCGCCATGATCCGGTTCGATACCTTCACCACGGCGATCATGGTGCAGTACCAGTCCACGTTCAACGGCGCCGCAGGGAACATGCTGGCCAGCGTGCTGGTGTTCTTCTGCCTCCTCCTGCTGCTGGCCGAAGTCCGGAGCCGCGGCACCGCCCGCTACGCGCGCATCGGCCCCGGCGCCCAGGCCAAGGCCCTGCGCCTGCCGCTGCATGCCTACCAGTTCCCTGCCCAGCTGTTCCTGCTGGCCCTCACGGCCCTGGCGTTCGGCGTGCCCCTGTTCTTTGTGCTGCGCTGGGTGCTTTCCGGCGGAGCGGCCGTCTGGTCAGCCGACGAGTTCGTGCCGGCGCTTCTGACCACCCTCGGCTACGGGCTGGCGGGGGCGGCGGCCACCACGGTGGTTGCCTTCCCCATGGCCTACCTGGCCGTCCGCCATCCCGGCTGGTTCAGCAAGTCGCTGGAGCTCTCCAACTACATCACCAGCTCCCTGCCGGGCATCGTGGTGGGACTGGCGTTCGTCACGGTGAGCATCCGGGTGGTTCCAGGGGTTTACCAGACAGCGGGGGTGCTGGTGGCCGCCTACGTCCTGCTGTTCCTGCCCCGCGCCCTGGTCAGCCTGCGTGCCGGCCTGGCGCAGGCGCCCAAGGAACTTGACGAGGCCGCCCAGGCGCTGGGCAAACCGCCGCTTGTGTCCTTCATCCGCGTGACCCTGAGGCTCACCGCGCCGGCGGCCGCGGGAGGTGCCGCGCTGGTGTTCCTTGCCATCGCCAACGAGCTGACGGCCACCCTGCTGCTGTCCCCCAACGGGACGCGGACCCTTGCCACCGAGTTTTGGAGCAAGAGCAGTGAAATCGACTATGCCGGTGCCGCACCGTATGCCCTGCTGATGATCCTGCTCTCCGCGCCCATGACGTACCTCCTCTTCCAGCAGTCCAAGAAAGTAGCCGGACAGTGA
- a CDS encoding iron ABC transporter substrate-binding protein has translation MKIRNSALAGIALAATAALGLTACGGSTTPAATGSSAASAEGDGITVYNAQHESLTKEWIDAFTAETGIKVTMRQGSDTELSNQIIQEGDASPADVFLTENSPAMTQVENAGLFADVDAATLEQVPAEFRPSTGKWTGIAARSTVLVYDKNKLTEDQLPKSMLDLAKPEWKGKWAASPSGADFQAIVSALLELKGEAATEEWLKGMKDNYKAYKGNSTAMKAVNAGEVDAALIYHYYYYGDQAKTGENSKNVSPYYFKNQDPGAFVSVSGGGVLKTSKNAEAAQAFLKFVTGKKGQEVLKDGTSFEYAIASDVPANEKLVPIAELQAPTVDPAKLNSEKVTELMTAAGLL, from the coding sequence ATGAAGATCCGCAACAGCGCCCTGGCCGGCATTGCGCTTGCCGCCACCGCAGCACTTGGACTGACCGCCTGCGGCGGCAGCACCACCCCTGCAGCCACAGGTTCGTCCGCCGCCTCCGCTGAGGGGGACGGGATTACGGTTTACAACGCCCAGCACGAGAGCCTGACCAAGGAATGGATCGACGCCTTCACGGCAGAGACCGGCATCAAGGTCACCATGCGCCAGGGCTCGGACACCGAACTGTCCAACCAGATCATCCAGGAAGGCGACGCCTCGCCGGCCGACGTTTTCCTGACGGAGAACTCCCCCGCGATGACGCAGGTTGAGAATGCCGGACTGTTCGCGGACGTGGACGCCGCCACCCTTGAGCAGGTGCCGGCCGAGTTCCGCCCCTCCACCGGAAAGTGGACCGGCATCGCTGCCCGCTCCACCGTCCTGGTCTATGACAAGAACAAGCTGACCGAAGACCAGCTGCCCAAGTCCATGCTGGACCTGGCCAAGCCGGAGTGGAAGGGCAAGTGGGCCGCTTCCCCGTCCGGCGCAGACTTCCAGGCCATCGTTTCGGCGCTGCTGGAACTCAAGGGCGAGGCCGCCACTGAGGAATGGCTCAAGGGCATGAAGGACAACTACAAGGCCTACAAGGGCAACAGCACCGCCATGAAGGCCGTCAACGCCGGCGAAGTGGATGCCGCCCTCATCTACCACTACTACTACTACGGCGACCAGGCCAAGACCGGCGAGAACTCCAAGAACGTCTCCCCGTACTACTTCAAGAACCAGGATCCGGGCGCGTTCGTGTCCGTCTCCGGCGGCGGCGTCCTGAAGACCTCCAAGAATGCCGAGGCTGCCCAGGCATTCCTGAAGTTCGTCACCGGCAAGAAGGGCCAGGAAGTCCTCAAGGACGGCACCTCGTTCGAGTACGCCATCGCATCAGACGTCCCGGCCAACGAGAAGCTGGTTCCGATCGCCGAGCTGCAGGCTCCCACCGTGGACCCCGCCAAGCTCAACTCCGAGAAGGTCACCGAGCTGATGACCGCGGCAGGACTCCTGTAA
- a CDS encoding glycoside hydrolase family 76 protein, translating into MTSPAPDPAAWQDRANHAARSVTALFGRRLLLLPGTHLAAVQWPRLRWRNGPKGALLAPWHYWWQAHYVDCLVDTGRRELGSGATPAARFNGANRPSAGRLASRLVTGIRLRNAFTFVNNYYDDMAWLALATHRLDKLAEETRRPGRRRNAAVRKSLTLEFDAASTEDLGGGVFWSKKRDFKNTPATAPVALYYARTGHGKKAQALLDWLDATLFDPAQGLYLDGARLNPAGEVVVERAVYTYNQGPVLGALLELGGKANLARAAAVVEAVDRLLTVPGGAAQDTRVLRCEGTGDGGLFTGILCRYLALAASDARLPGQTRAMAGRLVRDTAEAFWSGKRSVEAGEGAKKDQGASIFSLHTSQRATKTLPPGTAVELSTQLQAWMALEAAATLQARSGN; encoded by the coding sequence ATGACCAGCCCGGCCCCCGACCCTGCCGCCTGGCAGGACCGCGCCAACCACGCTGCCCGGTCCGTGACCGCCCTCTTCGGCAGGAGGCTGTTGCTCCTCCCGGGCACCCACCTTGCCGCCGTCCAATGGCCCCGGCTCCGCTGGCGCAACGGTCCAAAGGGCGCACTCCTGGCTCCCTGGCATTACTGGTGGCAGGCCCATTATGTGGATTGCCTGGTGGACACCGGCCGCCGGGAACTGGGCAGCGGCGCAACCCCGGCTGCGAGGTTCAATGGCGCAAACCGCCCCAGCGCCGGACGGCTGGCCTCCCGGCTGGTCACCGGGATCCGCCTGCGCAACGCCTTCACGTTCGTCAACAACTACTACGACGACATGGCCTGGCTCGCCCTGGCCACCCACCGCCTGGACAAGCTGGCGGAAGAGACCCGCAGGCCGGGACGCCGCCGCAATGCGGCCGTCCGGAAATCCCTGACCCTTGAGTTTGATGCCGCCTCCACGGAGGACTTGGGCGGTGGCGTTTTCTGGAGCAAGAAGCGCGATTTCAAGAACACCCCGGCCACGGCCCCCGTGGCGCTCTACTACGCCCGGACGGGGCACGGGAAGAAAGCCCAGGCCCTGCTGGACTGGCTGGATGCCACCCTGTTCGACCCGGCCCAGGGCTTGTACCTGGACGGCGCCCGGCTCAATCCGGCAGGCGAGGTGGTGGTGGAGCGGGCCGTCTACACCTACAACCAGGGCCCCGTCCTGGGCGCCCTCCTGGAACTGGGCGGGAAAGCAAACCTGGCCCGGGCTGCGGCGGTGGTGGAAGCGGTGGACCGGCTGCTGACAGTCCCCGGGGGCGCCGCTCAGGACACCCGCGTGCTGCGTTGCGAGGGGACGGGCGACGGCGGCCTGTTCACCGGAATCCTCTGCCGCTACCTGGCCCTCGCCGCTTCCGATGCCAGGCTCCCGGGGCAAACCCGGGCGATGGCGGGCCGCCTGGTGAGGGACACCGCGGAGGCTTTTTGGTCCGGAAAGCGCAGCGTGGAAGCCGGCGAAGGTGCAAAAAAGGACCAGGGCGCAAGCATCTTCTCCCTGCACACGTCACAAAGGGCAACGAAAACGCTCCCGCCAGGCACCGCCGTCGAACTCTCCACCCAGCTGCAGGCCTGGATGGCCCTGGAGGCAGCAGCAACCCTTCAAGCCCGCAGCGGGAATTAG
- a CDS encoding 3-hydroxyacyl-CoA dehydrogenase: MDVAGTVALVTGGASGLGAATARRLFDGGASVVLVDLPSSEGGTLADELNAAGTAGRSAVFCPADVTSEEEVRAAVETAAGLGPLRIVVNCAGIATPGKVLGREGVLPLEAFTRVIQVNLVGTFNVLRLAAQAMAATEPAVTLLGGPERGVIINTASVAAFEGQIGQPAYAASKGAVAAMTLPIARELARSLVRVVTIAPGIFETPMMAGLPQEAQDSLGAQVPHPSRLGRPEEYASLVAHIVDNAMLNGETIRLDGAIRMGPK; this comes from the coding sequence ATGGACGTGGCAGGCACTGTTGCATTGGTTACCGGGGGCGCCTCAGGCTTGGGTGCGGCAACCGCCCGCCGCCTGTTCGACGGCGGCGCGTCCGTGGTGCTGGTGGACCTCCCCTCGTCAGAGGGGGGAACGCTGGCGGACGAACTGAACGCCGCCGGCACTGCGGGCAGGTCGGCCGTGTTCTGCCCCGCGGACGTGACCAGCGAGGAGGAGGTGCGGGCCGCCGTCGAGACAGCTGCCGGGCTGGGACCGCTCCGCATCGTGGTGAACTGCGCCGGCATTGCCACTCCCGGAAAAGTCCTGGGCCGGGAGGGCGTGCTGCCGCTTGAGGCGTTCACCCGGGTCATCCAGGTCAACCTCGTCGGCACGTTCAATGTCCTGCGGCTCGCCGCCCAGGCGATGGCGGCCACGGAGCCGGCCGTGACACTGCTGGGCGGCCCCGAACGCGGCGTGATCATCAACACCGCCTCCGTTGCTGCCTTCGAAGGACAGATCGGGCAGCCGGCGTATGCCGCGTCCAAGGGCGCTGTCGCGGCGATGACCCTGCCCATCGCCCGGGAGCTCGCACGCTCGCTGGTCCGGGTGGTCACCATCGCGCCCGGGATCTTCGAAACGCCCATGATGGCCGGCCTGCCACAGGAGGCGCAGGATTCCCTGGGCGCGCAGGTGCCGCACCCCTCCCGGCTCGGCAGGCCCGAGGAATACGCCAGCCTGGTGGCACATATCGTGGACAACGCCATGCTGAACGGGGAAACCATCCGCCTGGACGGCGCCATCCGCATGGGCCCGAAGTGA
- a CDS encoding acyl-CoA dehydrogenase family protein has translation MMAGDSLPDLPSADFFAFESLLDQKERDKLAELREFLAAEIAPFAGDWWNKAEFPAHILPKLAALELSTPAQRGYSHLFAGLVIAEMTRVDTSIATFFLVHHDLFVESLYAFGSEDQKRRLLDAAANLEITGAFALTEPNHGSDVAGGMETGARRISSATGEADDGGTAWVLNGAKRWIGNGTFCDYMLVWARDETDGSVRGFIVDATLPGVSRTRIENKTALRTVQNADILLTDVRVAEADRFASINSFEDTKELLRGSRIMVAWQAVGQQLAAFDVARQYAVERHQFGRPLAHFQLIQQQLVTMLGNAVASMAMMAGLARLQDEGAADMPQVALAKSYISARMRETVALGRSILGGNGILTDYRMAKIFSDAEAIYTYEGSFEINTLIVGRAVTGISAIT, from the coding sequence ATGATGGCGGGGGACAGCCTGCCGGACCTGCCGTCCGCGGACTTTTTCGCCTTTGAATCCCTGCTGGACCAAAAGGAGCGGGACAAGCTGGCTGAACTGCGGGAGTTCCTGGCGGCGGAGATCGCGCCATTCGCCGGGGACTGGTGGAACAAGGCAGAGTTTCCCGCGCATATCCTGCCCAAGCTCGCCGCCCTGGAGCTGAGCACGCCGGCCCAGCGGGGCTACAGCCACCTGTTTGCGGGTCTGGTCATCGCCGAGATGACACGCGTGGACACGTCCATCGCCACGTTCTTCCTGGTGCACCACGATCTCTTCGTCGAATCCCTCTACGCCTTTGGCAGTGAGGACCAGAAGCGGCGGCTGCTGGATGCCGCCGCGAACCTGGAGATCACCGGCGCCTTCGCCCTCACGGAGCCCAATCACGGCTCGGACGTTGCCGGCGGCATGGAAACAGGGGCAAGGCGCATTTCGTCCGCAACAGGAGAGGCGGACGACGGCGGCACCGCCTGGGTGCTGAACGGCGCAAAGCGGTGGATCGGCAACGGGACGTTCTGTGACTACATGCTCGTGTGGGCCCGGGACGAGACGGACGGCTCGGTGCGCGGATTCATCGTGGATGCCACGCTGCCGGGCGTCAGCCGGACCCGGATCGAGAACAAGACAGCCCTGCGGACGGTGCAGAACGCGGACATCCTGCTAACGGACGTCCGCGTGGCGGAAGCAGACCGGTTTGCTTCCATCAACAGTTTCGAGGACACCAAGGAGCTGCTGCGCGGCTCGCGGATCATGGTGGCGTGGCAGGCCGTGGGCCAGCAGCTGGCCGCGTTCGACGTTGCCCGGCAGTACGCCGTCGAACGCCATCAGTTCGGCCGCCCGCTGGCGCACTTCCAGCTGATCCAGCAGCAGCTGGTGACCATGCTGGGAAACGCCGTGGCAAGCATGGCGATGATGGCCGGCCTTGCGCGGCTGCAGGACGAAGGCGCTGCGGACATGCCGCAGGTGGCGCTGGCGAAGTCATACATCAGCGCGCGCATGCGTGAAACGGTGGCGCTGGGCCGGTCAATCCTGGGCGGCAACGGGATCCTGACTGACTACCGGATGGCCAAAATCTTTTCGGACGCCGAGGCCATCTACACGTACGAGGGGTCCTTCGAAATCAACACGCTGATCGTTGGCCGCGCCGTCACGGGCATCTCAGCCATTACCTGA
- a CDS encoding DUF1684 domain-containing protein has translation MSTLPARLERWQRFRDNRNKALATRHGWLTLTSFQWLEDSPAPVDLAPGLWSTDGTTAALTAVPADGLSLVETGEAVSGTISAALADEESLMWVQFGGASGDQVVVELAMRAGRYAIRTRDSGSPVLTKFGGVPTFPYNPEWEVTGRFEPYPEPVDVPIATANPLVDGVHRSVGEVVFRLPGSSHEFRLQAEEEKLGALTVTFHDETNGESTDDWRKLSLPRPRPDNSVVLDFNRAINYPSAFTPYGTCPMPVKNNSLDVRVEAGEKLPAE, from the coding sequence ATGAGCACCCTCCCCGCCAGGTTGGAGCGCTGGCAGCGCTTCCGCGACAACCGCAACAAGGCCCTCGCCACCCGCCACGGCTGGCTGACCCTCACCTCGTTCCAGTGGCTGGAGGACTCCCCCGCCCCCGTTGACCTGGCACCAGGCCTGTGGTCCACGGATGGTACGACGGCGGCACTCACCGCAGTGCCCGCGGACGGACTGTCCCTGGTGGAGACAGGAGAAGCAGTCAGCGGGACCATCAGCGCCGCCCTCGCCGATGAGGAGTCCCTGATGTGGGTGCAGTTCGGCGGCGCCAGCGGTGACCAGGTGGTGGTGGAACTCGCCATGCGGGCCGGCCGCTACGCCATCCGCACCCGGGACTCGGGCTCGCCCGTCCTCACGAAATTCGGCGGCGTTCCCACCTTCCCCTACAACCCCGAGTGGGAAGTCACCGGCAGGTTCGAGCCCTATCCCGAACCTGTGGATGTGCCCATCGCCACCGCAAATCCCCTGGTGGACGGCGTGCACCGCTCCGTGGGCGAGGTGGTGTTCCGCCTTCCCGGCAGCAGCCACGAGTTCCGGCTTCAGGCCGAGGAGGAAAAACTCGGCGCACTCACCGTCACCTTCCATGATGAAACCAACGGCGAAAGCACCGATGACTGGCGGAAGCTCTCCCTGCCCCGGCCGCGCCCGGATAACTCCGTGGTCCTGGATTTCAACCGCGCCATCAACTACCCCAGCGCCTTCACCCCGTACGGCACCTGCCCCATGCCGGTGAAGAACAACTCGCTGGACGTGCGGGTGGAGGCGGGCGAGAAGCTGCCCGCCGAGTGA
- a CDS encoding NADPH-dependent F420 reductase: MRIAVLGTGTVGRTLAGAFSALGHEVELGTLDPGRTAGRTAPDRTGGPPFSDWYAANRHIGLKTFAGAAGGGELVVNATSGVGALEALGAAGAARLTGKVLVDDSNPLDFSQGMPPVLNPVNTDSLGERIQRAFPAARVVKTLNTMNAGLMVNPGKLAGGDHSVFVSGDDETAKATVTALLQALGHRDVVDLGDITTARGAEMLLPLWLRLYAALGTPDFNVKVVRTVE; the protein is encoded by the coding sequence ATGAGAATCGCGGTCCTTGGCACGGGCACGGTGGGGCGCACGCTCGCAGGAGCCTTCAGCGCCCTGGGACATGAAGTGGAACTGGGGACACTCGACCCGGGCCGTACTGCCGGGCGCACTGCCCCGGACCGGACGGGCGGGCCGCCGTTCAGTGACTGGTACGCGGCGAACAGGCACATCGGGCTAAAGACTTTCGCCGGGGCTGCCGGAGGCGGGGAACTGGTGGTGAATGCGACCAGCGGGGTGGGAGCGCTGGAAGCCCTCGGCGCCGCGGGGGCTGCCCGGCTTACCGGGAAAGTGCTGGTGGACGATTCCAACCCGCTCGATTTCTCCCAGGGCATGCCGCCGGTACTGAACCCCGTGAACACTGACAGCCTCGGCGAAAGAATCCAGCGGGCTTTCCCGGCCGCTCGGGTGGTTAAGACCCTCAATACGATGAACGCCGGTCTCATGGTCAACCCGGGCAAATTGGCGGGCGGTGACCACTCGGTGTTTGTCTCAGGCGATGACGAAACGGCCAAGGCCACGGTCACGGCACTCCTCCAGGCGCTGGGGCACCGCGACGTCGTCGACCTTGGGGACATCACCACGGCCCGCGGCGCTGAAATGCTGCTGCCGCTGTGGCTCCGCCTCTACGCCGCGCTGGGGACCCCTGATTTCAACGTCAAGGTGGTCCGCACTGTTGAATAG